In Nonomuraea muscovyensis, one genomic interval encodes:
- a CDS encoding TetR/AcrR family transcriptional regulator, with amino-acid sequence MSRQDTRAKVFAAAIDLMAEQGYTATTVEAIAERAGVAKGTVFYNFGSKEALFAALLEHSVARLAEALSRAATGDSALAALDNVVLGQLRFFDEHGPLARVLLAEMWRTAWQEAVAQLREHALGVYTRVLRDAVAAGDIRPDLDVETAATALFGMVLTVAIERRALHPDRPLEQAHATLLELMHGRLR; translated from the coding sequence GTGAGCCGGCAGGACACCAGGGCCAAGGTGTTCGCCGCGGCGATCGACCTCATGGCCGAGCAGGGCTACACCGCCACCACGGTCGAGGCCATCGCCGAGCGGGCCGGGGTGGCCAAGGGCACCGTGTTCTACAACTTCGGCAGCAAGGAGGCGTTGTTCGCCGCACTGCTGGAGCACTCGGTCGCCAGGCTGGCCGAGGCGCTGTCGCGGGCCGCCACCGGCGACAGCGCCCTCGCCGCGCTCGACAACGTGGTGCTCGGGCAGCTGCGCTTCTTCGACGAGCACGGGCCGCTCGCGCGGGTGCTGCTGGCCGAGATGTGGCGCACGGCCTGGCAGGAGGCGGTGGCCCAGCTGCGCGAGCACGCCCTCGGCGTCTACACCCGCGTGCTGCGCGACGCCGTGGCCGCCGGGGACATCAGGCCGGACCTCGACGTGGAGACCGCGGCCACGGCCCTGTTCGGCATGGTGCTGACCGTCGCCATCGAACGCCGGGCCCTCCACCCCGACCGCCCCCTGGAACAGGCCCACGCGACGCTGCTGGAGCTGATGCACGGCCGCCTCAGGTGA
- a CDS encoding aspartate/glutamate racemase family protein, with translation MRRTIGLIGGMSWESSAEYYRLLNEEARRRLGGHHCARSVLLTVDFAEIEAMQRAGDWAGAGRVLAEAATTVERAGAGLVLLCTNTMHQVADAVEAALGVPLVHIVDATARRVVAAGLTRVGLLGTRFTMEMDFYRDRMRRHGVEVVVPDEPERTLVHDVIYQELTRNQVESSSRDAYRRIMAGLADRGAEGIVLGCTEITLLVGPEDSPVPVVDSTRVHVETALDLALT, from the coding sequence ATGAGACGAACGATCGGCCTGATCGGCGGCATGAGCTGGGAGTCCTCCGCCGAGTACTACAGGCTGCTGAACGAGGAGGCGCGGCGGCGGCTGGGTGGCCACCACTGCGCCAGGAGCGTGCTGCTGACCGTCGACTTCGCCGAGATCGAGGCGATGCAGCGGGCGGGCGACTGGGCCGGCGCGGGACGGGTGCTCGCCGAGGCGGCCACGACGGTGGAGCGGGCGGGCGCCGGCCTGGTGCTCTTGTGCACCAACACGATGCACCAGGTCGCGGACGCCGTCGAGGCGGCGCTGGGTGTGCCGTTGGTGCACATCGTCGACGCGACCGCGCGGCGGGTGGTGGCCGCCGGCCTGACCCGGGTGGGGCTGCTGGGCACCCGGTTCACGATGGAGATGGACTTCTACCGCGACCGGATGCGCCGGCACGGCGTGGAGGTGGTGGTGCCGGACGAGCCGGAGCGCACGCTCGTCCACGACGTGATCTACCAGGAGCTCACCCGCAACCAGGTCGAGAGCTCCTCCCGCGACGCCTACCGGCGGATCATGGCCGGGCTGGCGGACCGTGGCGCCGAGGGGATCGTGCTGGGCTGCACCGAGATCACGCTGCTGGTGGGGCCCGAGGACAGCCCCGTCCCGGTGGTCGACTCCACCCGCGTCCACGTGGAGACCGCGCTGGACCTGGCCCTCACCTGA
- a CDS encoding LysR family transcriptional regulator, whose protein sequence is MASGLDVQRLLIFREIARAGSIASAARSLGWTQPAVSQHLRHLERQAGTPLVLRRPRGVQLTEAGRTLLRHAEAIATRLRLATDELDALVRLRAGSVRLAAFPSAGATIVPAAMGLLAGRHPGLDVRLREAEPPQALGLLAAGEVDLAVTFAHPTSAPHPRAGFPSGPEPVEVGASDLVRVVVGADPLVLVLPRAHPYAQPADVPLPLNALAGEKWVGGCDRCTANLLALCADAGFVPDIRHSSDDYVLTQALIARGLAVGLLPRLALDASRDPGIAVRPVAGLGHRILYVSHHRDADRVPAVRGAIQALLDTMAPTLDHTPT, encoded by the coding sequence ATGGCCTCCGGTCTGGACGTGCAACGGCTGCTGATCTTCCGGGAGATCGCGCGGGCCGGCTCCATCGCGAGCGCCGCCCGGTCGCTCGGCTGGACCCAGCCCGCCGTCAGCCAGCACCTGCGCCACCTCGAACGTCAGGCGGGCACCCCGCTCGTGCTGCGCCGTCCGCGCGGCGTGCAGCTCACCGAGGCAGGTCGGACGCTCCTGCGCCACGCCGAGGCCATCGCCACCCGGCTGCGCCTGGCCACGGACGAGCTCGACGCGCTGGTGCGGCTCCGTGCCGGGAGCGTGCGGCTGGCCGCCTTCCCGTCGGCGGGCGCCACCATCGTGCCCGCCGCGATGGGCCTGCTCGCGGGCCGCCACCCCGGCCTCGATGTCCGGCTCCGCGAGGCCGAACCACCGCAGGCCCTCGGCCTGCTGGCGGCGGGTGAGGTGGACCTCGCCGTGACCTTCGCCCACCCCACCTCCGCCCCACATCCCCGCGCCGGCTTCCCCTCGGGCCCGGAGCCGGTGGAGGTCGGCGCCTCGGATCTGGTGCGGGTGGTGGTCGGGGCGGATCCGCTGGTGCTCGTCCTGCCCCGCGCCCACCCGTACGCGCAGCCGGCGGACGTGCCCCTCCCCCTGAACGCGCTGGCCGGCGAGAAGTGGGTCGGCGGCTGCGACCGGTGCACGGCGAACCTGCTCGCCCTGTGCGCGGACGCCGGCTTCGTCCCTGACATCCGGCACAGCTCCGACGACTACGTCCTCACCCAGGCCCTGATCGCCCGGGGCCTGGCCGTGGGGCTGCTCCCCCGGCTCGCCCTCGACGCCTCACGCGACCCGGGCATCGCCGTCCGCCCGGTCGCCGGGCTCGGACACCGGATCCTGTACGTGTCCCACCATCGCGACGCCGACCGCGTCCCCGCCGTCCGCGGTGCCATCCAGGCCCTCCTCGACACCATGGCACCCACCCTCGACCACACCCCCACGTAG
- a CDS encoding VIT1/CCC1 transporter family protein, with the protein MSGRAEQHHQHRDVTGGWLRPSVFGAMDGLVSNFALIAGVAGGTSDTKIILLAGGAGLAAGAFSMAGGEYVSVASQRELALAEIAIERRELQRHPEEEQAELAQALVDQGAAPDTAAQVAAQISSNPERALRVHTQTEFGVDPTALPSPRLAAVSSFLSFAVGAILPLVPYLLGVADLWVSAVVSCVALFGAGALVSTVTARSWWYSGLRQLLVGALAAGLTFALGNLIGAAGL; encoded by the coding sequence ATGAGCGGGCGCGCGGAGCAGCACCACCAGCACCGTGACGTCACCGGCGGCTGGCTGCGGCCGTCGGTGTTCGGCGCGATGGACGGGCTGGTGTCCAACTTCGCGCTCATCGCCGGTGTCGCCGGCGGCACCTCCGACACCAAGATCATCCTGCTCGCGGGCGGCGCCGGACTGGCGGCGGGCGCGTTCTCCATGGCCGGCGGCGAGTACGTCTCCGTGGCCAGCCAGCGCGAGCTGGCCCTGGCCGAGATCGCCATCGAGCGGCGCGAGCTGCAGCGTCACCCTGAGGAGGAGCAGGCCGAGCTGGCCCAGGCCCTCGTCGACCAGGGGGCCGCCCCCGACACCGCCGCCCAGGTGGCCGCCCAGATCTCCAGCAACCCCGAACGCGCGCTGCGCGTGCACACCCAGACCGAGTTCGGCGTCGATCCCACCGCCCTGCCCTCGCCCAGGCTGGCCGCCGTCTCGTCGTTCCTGTCGTTCGCCGTGGGGGCGATCCTGCCGCTCGTGCCCTACCTGCTCGGCGTGGCCGACCTGTGGGTGTCGGCGGTGGTGTCGTGCGTCGCGCTGTTCGGCGCGGGTGCGCTGGTCTCCACGGTGACGGCCCGTAGCTGGTGGTACTCCGGCCTGCGCCAGCTCCTCGTCGGCGCGCTGGCGGCCGGGCTCACGTTCGCGCTCGGCAACCTGATCGGGGCGGCGGGCCTGTGA
- the lgt gene encoding prolipoprotein diacylglyceryl transferase, whose protein sequence is MPLASIPSPAEGVWYLGFIPIRAYALCIVLGVIVAVWLSERRWRARGGQSGTIIDIAVPAVIFGLIGGRLYHVITDWQTYFGERAIKEPYQALFIWEGGLGIWGAVALGGVGVWLACRRRGLSLGAMADTVAPGIAFAQAIGRWGNWFNQELYGGPTTLPWGLEIDARHGGEPGVLYHPTFLYESIWNVALGFALLLVGKRFTLRHGRLFALYVAGYTLGRFWIEGLRIDPVGGVDHAVTFLGLRLNQWTSIVVFAGALVYLWATRNKDTVEIVVPATAQGDGGQAADPAHPADQADQADRADEDEVGRSAGSSGDSDDSSGASSGTDHPEGADSVEGPKSPESPKGAAGADDPDIAGSDDDAEAPPATDRLAVPEEKNAR, encoded by the coding sequence ATGCCCCTTGCCTCGATTCCCAGCCCCGCCGAGGGGGTCTGGTATCTCGGGTTCATCCCGATCCGGGCCTACGCCCTGTGCATCGTCCTCGGTGTCATCGTCGCCGTCTGGCTGAGCGAGCGCCGTTGGCGCGCCCGAGGCGGCCAGAGCGGCACGATCATCGACATCGCGGTCCCCGCGGTGATCTTCGGACTGATCGGTGGCCGCCTCTACCACGTCATCACCGACTGGCAGACCTACTTCGGCGAGCGTGCGATCAAGGAGCCCTACCAGGCGCTGTTCATCTGGGAGGGCGGGCTCGGCATCTGGGGGGCCGTCGCCCTGGGCGGGGTGGGCGTGTGGCTCGCCTGCCGCCGACGCGGCCTGTCGCTGGGCGCCATGGCCGACACGGTCGCGCCCGGCATCGCCTTCGCCCAGGCCATCGGCCGCTGGGGCAACTGGTTCAACCAGGAGCTGTACGGCGGCCCGACCACGCTCCCGTGGGGCCTGGAGATCGACGCGCGGCACGGCGGGGAGCCGGGCGTCCTCTACCACCCGACCTTCCTGTACGAGTCGATCTGGAACGTGGCGCTCGGCTTCGCGCTGCTCCTGGTCGGCAAGCGGTTCACGCTGCGGCACGGCCGGCTGTTCGCCCTCTACGTCGCCGGCTACACGCTGGGCCGGTTCTGGATCGAGGGGCTCCGGATCGACCCGGTCGGCGGCGTCGACCATGCGGTGACGTTCCTCGGGCTGCGGCTCAACCAGTGGACGTCGATCGTCGTGTTCGCCGGTGCGCTGGTCTACCTCTGGGCGACGCGCAACAAGGACACCGTGGAGATCGTGGTCCCCGCCACGGCGCAGGGCGACGGCGGGCAGGCGGCCGATCCGGCCCACCCTGCCGACCAGGCCGACCAGGCCGACCGGGCCGACGAGGACGAGGTGGGCCGGTCGGCGGGCTCGTCCGGCGACTCGGACGACTCCTCGGGCGCCTCCTCGGGCACTGATCACCCCGAGGGTGCGGATAGCGTGGAAGGTCCGAAGAGCCCCGAGAGCCCGAAGGGCGCCGCCGGCGCGGACGACCCCGACATTGCCGGCAGTGACGACGACGCCGAGGCGCCGCCGGCGACCGACAGGCTCGCCGTGCCGGAGGAGAAGAACGCGCGATGA
- a CDS encoding DsbA family protein, translating to MSKGERQKTARERIKEQQAADRTREKRKRVVTYVTAGVVAVAAVGAGWLWSFSQSQSEEAAGALAPITVDPDGSVVMAKQGVTKPVIDIYEDFQCPACKQLEAVSGQTFRNLAAEGKAKVVFHPITIFSQEPTRGNSVRAGAAARCVADGKQWAAYHDLLFENQPSEAAEGFKIDDLVAWGKEAGVTSPEFESCVRDQKYANAQISFSDKTGKEAKIEGTPTVKLDGINMDNQVIFAPQELREQVTGAAK from the coding sequence ATGAGCAAGGGCGAGCGCCAGAAGACGGCCCGCGAGCGGATCAAGGAGCAGCAGGCGGCCGACCGGACACGCGAGAAGCGCAAGCGCGTCGTCACCTACGTGACCGCGGGCGTGGTCGCGGTGGCGGCCGTCGGCGCCGGTTGGCTGTGGTCGTTCAGCCAGTCGCAGTCGGAGGAGGCGGCCGGCGCGCTGGCCCCGATCACCGTGGATCCCGACGGTTCGGTCGTGATGGCCAAGCAGGGCGTGACCAAGCCCGTCATCGACATCTACGAAGACTTCCAGTGCCCCGCGTGCAAGCAACTGGAGGCCGTCAGCGGCCAGACGTTCAGAAACCTCGCCGCCGAGGGCAAGGCCAAGGTCGTCTTCCACCCGATCACGATCTTCAGCCAGGAGCCCACGCGCGGCAACTCCGTCCGCGCGGGCGCCGCCGCGCGCTGCGTGGCCGACGGCAAGCAGTGGGCGGCCTACCACGACCTGCTCTTCGAGAACCAGCCGAGCGAGGCCGCCGAGGGCTTCAAGATCGACGATCTGGTGGCCTGGGGGAAGGAGGCGGGGGTGACCTCGCCCGAGTTCGAGAGCTGCGTCAGGGACCAGAAGTACGCCAACGCCCAGATCTCCTTCAGCGACAAGACCGGCAAGGAGGCGAAGATCGAGGGCACGCCCACCGTCAAGCTTGACGGCATCAACATGGACAACCAGGTCATCTTCGCGCCGCAGGAGTTGCGCGAACAGGTCACGGGGGCGGCCAAGTAG
- a CDS encoding MauE/DoxX family redox-associated membrane protein: MTTVARLVLGGVLLAAGGLKVDKPWDSVVAVKAYQLLPEGLATTVGYALPMLEIVLGVLLVLGLMTRVAGVVATLLMLAFVLGIAWAWANGLRIDCGCFGGGGELGAGQEPTYLLDIVRDFGLVLAGVWAVRFPPGRFALDSALGLTGAARRHDDEEETGS, from the coding sequence GTGACGACGGTCGCCCGGTTGGTCCTGGGCGGGGTGCTGCTCGCAGCCGGTGGGCTGAAGGTGGACAAACCGTGGGATTCGGTCGTGGCGGTCAAGGCGTACCAGTTGCTGCCCGAGGGCCTCGCCACGACGGTGGGCTACGCCCTGCCGATGCTGGAGATCGTGCTCGGCGTGCTGCTGGTGCTCGGCCTGATGACCAGGGTGGCCGGGGTCGTCGCGACGCTGCTCATGCTCGCGTTCGTCCTCGGCATCGCCTGGGCGTGGGCCAACGGGCTGCGGATCGACTGCGGCTGCTTCGGTGGCGGCGGCGAGCTGGGGGCCGGGCAGGAGCCGACCTATCTGCTCGACATCGTGCGCGACTTCGGCCTCGTGCTGGCGGGTGTCTGGGCGGTGCGGTTCCCGCCGGGGCGCTTCGCGCTCGACTCGGCCCTCGGCCTGACCGGCGCGGCCAGACGACACGACGACGAGGAGGAGACAGGCTCATGA
- the trpA gene encoding tryptophan synthase subunit alpha: MTTLQTVFAKAKADNRAALVGYLPAGFPSKDGAIAAAAALVEAGCDVIEIGLPYSDPLMDGPTIQDAVHRSLTNGTRIADVMRTVEGVAATGAATLVMTYWNPIDRYGADRFARDLADAGGVGTITPDLTPEEAGPWREASAAAGIDTVFLVAPSSTEERIQAVVECCTGFVYAASLMGVTGARESVNVAAGDLVKRTRAHTDLPVCVGLGVGTGKQAAEVAAYADGVIVGSAFIRRMLDAPDEQAGRASIGELAREMAQGVRTRA; this comes from the coding sequence ATGACAACTCTTCAGACGGTGTTCGCCAAGGCGAAGGCGGACAACCGCGCGGCGCTCGTCGGCTACCTCCCCGCGGGCTTCCCGTCGAAGGACGGCGCCATCGCCGCCGCCGCCGCCCTGGTCGAGGCCGGCTGCGACGTGATCGAGATCGGCCTGCCCTACTCCGACCCGCTCATGGACGGCCCGACCATCCAGGACGCGGTGCACCGCTCGCTGACCAACGGCACCCGCATCGCCGACGTCATGCGCACGGTCGAGGGCGTGGCGGCCACGGGCGCGGCGACGCTCGTCATGACCTACTGGAACCCGATCGACCGCTACGGCGCCGACCGCTTCGCGCGCGACCTGGCCGACGCGGGCGGCGTCGGCACCATCACGCCCGACCTCACCCCCGAGGAGGCGGGTCCCTGGCGCGAGGCGTCGGCCGCCGCGGGCATCGACACGGTCTTCCTGGTGGCCCCCAGCTCTACCGAGGAGCGCATCCAGGCCGTCGTGGAGTGCTGCACCGGGTTCGTCTACGCGGCGTCCCTGATGGGCGTCACGGGCGCCCGGGAGAGCGTCAACGTGGCCGCCGGTGACCTCGTCAAGCGCACCCGGGCGCACACCGACCTGCCGGTGTGCGTGGGCCTGGGCGTCGGCACCGGCAAGCAGGCGGCCGAGGTGGCCGCGTACGCCGACGGCGTCATCGTCGGCTCGGCGTTCATCCGCCGCATGCTCGACGCGCCCGACGAGCAGGCCGGTCGCGCCTCGATCGGGGAGCTGGCCCGTGAGATGGCTCAGGGCGTCCGCACCCGCGCCTGA
- the trpB gene encoding tryptophan synthase subunit beta yields MLTAADLAGNGPHGDDPDLRGKFGVFGGRYVPEALIPALDEVAKVYEQARNDVQFLREFDHLLRTYAGRPTTLTDVPRFSEQAGGARVVLKREDLTHTGAHKINNVIGQALLTKRLGKKRVIAETGAGQHGVATATAAALLGLECVIYMGAVDCERQALNVARMKLLGATVVPVHNGSKTLKDAINEAFRDWVTNVDSTHYLFGTVAGPHPFPEIVRDFARIIGVEARRQMLELTGRLPDAVCAAVGGGSNAIGIFHAFIDDANVQLHGYEAGGHGLASGEHALTLTAGSVGVLHGARTYVLQDDEGQTIESHSISAGLDYPGVGPEHAWLKDSGRATYHGVTDDQAMAAFSLLARTEGIIPAIESSHALAGALELGRELGPEATILVNLSGRGDKDMGTAMKYFNL; encoded by the coding sequence ATCCTCACCGCCGCCGACCTGGCGGGCAACGGCCCCCACGGCGACGATCCCGACCTGCGCGGCAAGTTCGGCGTCTTCGGCGGGCGCTACGTGCCCGAGGCACTCATCCCGGCGCTCGACGAGGTCGCCAAGGTCTACGAGCAGGCCCGCAACGACGTGCAGTTCCTGCGCGAGTTCGACCACCTGCTGCGCACGTACGCGGGGCGGCCGACCACGCTGACCGACGTGCCGCGCTTCAGCGAGCAGGCCGGCGGCGCGCGGGTCGTGCTCAAGCGCGAGGACCTCACCCACACCGGCGCCCACAAGATCAACAACGTGATCGGGCAGGCGCTGCTCACCAAGCGGCTGGGCAAGAAGCGGGTCATCGCCGAGACCGGCGCCGGCCAGCACGGTGTGGCCACCGCCACCGCCGCCGCCCTGCTCGGCCTGGAGTGCGTCATCTACATGGGCGCCGTCGACTGCGAGCGGCAGGCGCTCAACGTCGCCAGGATGAAGCTGCTCGGCGCCACCGTGGTCCCGGTGCACAACGGCTCCAAGACCCTCAAGGACGCCATCAACGAGGCCTTCCGCGACTGGGTCACCAACGTCGACAGCACCCACTACCTGTTCGGCACCGTCGCCGGGCCGCACCCGTTCCCCGAGATCGTCCGCGACTTCGCGCGGATCATCGGCGTCGAGGCGCGCCGCCAGATGCTGGAGCTGACCGGCCGGCTGCCCGACGCCGTGTGCGCGGCGGTCGGCGGCGGCAGCAACGCGATCGGCATCTTCCACGCGTTCATCGACGACGCGAACGTCCAGCTCCACGGCTACGAGGCGGGCGGCCACGGCCTGGCGAGCGGTGAGCACGCGCTCACGCTCACCGCCGGCTCGGTCGGCGTGCTGCACGGCGCGCGCACGTACGTGCTGCAGGACGACGAGGGCCAGACGATCGAGTCCCACTCGATCTCGGCCGGGCTCGACTACCCCGGGGTGGGCCCCGAGCACGCCTGGCTCAAGGACAGCGGGCGCGCCACCTACCACGGCGTCACCGACGACCAGGCGATGGCCGCGTTCTCGCTGCTGGCCAGGACCGAGGGCATCATCCCGGCCATCGAGTCGTCCCACGCCCTCGCCGGCGCGCTGGAGCTGGGCCGCGAGCTCGGCCCCGAGGCGACCATCCTGGTCAACCTCTCCGGGCGCGGTGACAAGGACATGGGCACGGCGATGAAGTACTTCAACCTCTAG
- the trpC gene encoding indole-3-glycerol phosphate synthase TrpC, whose amino-acid sequence MSERTEGPSVLDDILDGVRADLAARQQAVSLDELKRRAERAPGPRDALAALGGDRVSVIAEVKRSSPSKGALAAIADPAALAASYEEGGAHVISVLTERRKFGGSLDDLAAVRARVDIPILRKDFILTSYQLWEARAHGADLALLMVVCLEQEALVSLIERAESIGLTPLVEVHTEDELDRAVAAGARVIGVNARNLKTLEVDRDVFAKIAPKIPDNVIKIAESGVRGPHDLLAYARCGADAVLVGESLVTGKDPRKAVEALVTAGAHPATRPDHGAEGQQ is encoded by the coding sequence GTGAGTGAGCGTACCGAAGGACCGAGTGTCCTCGACGACATCCTCGACGGGGTGCGCGCCGACCTCGCTGCACGTCAGCAGGCCGTCTCGCTCGACGAGCTCAAGCGGCGGGCCGAGCGGGCTCCCGGCCCCCGAGACGCGCTGGCCGCGCTCGGCGGCGACAGGGTCTCGGTGATCGCCGAGGTCAAGCGGTCCAGCCCGTCCAAGGGCGCGCTCGCCGCGATCGCCGACCCCGCCGCGCTGGCCGCATCCTACGAAGAGGGCGGCGCCCACGTCATCAGCGTGCTGACCGAGCGGCGCAAGTTCGGTGGCAGCCTCGACGACCTCGCCGCGGTCCGCGCGCGGGTCGACATCCCGATCCTGCGCAAGGACTTCATCCTCACCTCCTACCAGCTGTGGGAGGCCAGGGCCCACGGCGCCGACCTCGCGCTGCTCATGGTCGTCTGCCTGGAGCAGGAGGCGCTGGTGTCGCTGATCGAGCGGGCCGAGTCGATCGGGCTCACCCCGCTGGTCGAGGTGCACACCGAGGACGAGCTCGACCGCGCCGTGGCGGCCGGTGCCCGCGTCATCGGGGTCAACGCGCGTAACCTGAAGACACTCGAGGTCGACCGCGACGTCTTCGCCAAGATCGCGCCTAAGATCCCGGACAATGTCATCAAGATCGCGGAGTCGGGTGTCCGTGGGCCGCACGACCTGCTCGCCTACGCCCGGTGCGGCGCGGACGCCGTGCTGGTGGGCGAGAGCCTGGTCACCGGCAAGGACCCGCGCAAGGCGGTGGAGGCGCTGGTGACGGCCGGCGCCCACCCGGCGACGCGCCCCGACCACGGAGCAGAGGGACAGCAGTGA
- a CDS encoding DUF2752 domain-containing protein: protein MGIANIERRGTGRLRSVLAPLGVAAGTGAVLAFVGAVDPNEPGHYPACPFLWATRKIGLPLYCPGCGTLRTIHALAHLDPMAALGLNPLAVAMVPFLVFWWGRWLVRAWQGRPRRTTLAHPAWLWAFLGVVLVYWVVRNLPFGAFLAP from the coding sequence ATGGGCATCGCCAACATCGAGCGGCGCGGCACCGGACGTTTGCGGTCGGTGCTGGCGCCGCTCGGCGTCGCGGCGGGCACCGGCGCCGTGCTGGCGTTCGTCGGCGCCGTCGACCCCAACGAGCCCGGCCACTACCCGGCGTGCCCCTTCCTGTGGGCCACCCGTAAGATCGGCCTGCCACTCTACTGCCCCGGCTGCGGGACGCTGCGCACCATCCACGCGCTGGCGCATCTCGACCCGATGGCCGCGCTCGGCCTCAACCCACTGGCCGTGGCGATGGTCCCCTTCCTGGTGTTCTGGTGGGGCCGCTGGCTGGTGCGCGCCTGGCAGGGCAGGCCCAGGAGGACCACGCTGGCGCATCCGGCCTGGTTGTGGGCGTTCCTCGGCGTCGTACTGGTCTACTGGGTGGTGCGCAATCTTCCGTTCGGGGCTTTTCTGGCGCCGTAG
- a CDS encoding CD225/dispanin family protein: MSYGNQGDGGYGAQPPGGGYGQQPPSGGGYGQQPPSGGGGYGQQPPSGGGYGQGGYGQQPPSGGGYGQQPPSGGGYGQPGGYGAPQTPPDNHLVAAILTTLFCCLPLGIVSIVKSSQVNQKWQMGDYQGAVQASEEAKTWWKRSLIAGAIWWVVVIVGYILLFVIIAANTPSYY; the protein is encoded by the coding sequence ATGAGCTACGGAAACCAGGGTGACGGAGGTTACGGCGCCCAGCCGCCCGGCGGCGGTTACGGTCAGCAGCCGCCGAGCGGTGGTGGTTACGGTCAGCAGCCCCCGAGTGGCGGCGGCGGTTACGGCCAGCAGCCCCCGAGTGGCGGCGGCTACGGCCAGGGTGGTTACGGCCAGCAGCCGCCGAGTGGCGGCGGTTATGGTCAGCAGCCGCCGAGTGGCGGCGGCTACGGACAGCCGGGCGGCTACGGCGCCCCGCAGACCCCGCCGGACAACCACCTGGTCGCGGCCATCCTGACCACGCTGTTCTGCTGTCTCCCCCTGGGCATCGTGTCGATCGTCAAGTCGTCGCAGGTCAACCAGAAGTGGCAGATGGGCGACTATCAGGGCGCGGTGCAGGCCTCCGAGGAGGCCAAGACCTGGTGGAAGCGTTCGCTGATCGCGGGTGCCATCTGGTGGGTGGTGGTCATCGTCGGCTACATCCTGCTGTTCGTGATCATCGCGGCGAACACGCCGAGCTACTACTGA
- a CDS encoding DUF4190 domain-containing protein, which produces MTYGDQGGSGGYGAQPPGGGYGQQPPSGGGYGQGGYGQGGYGQQPPSGGGYGQQPPSGGGYGGQPASGGYGQQQPQGYGQQGYGQQGYGSGGYSQPNPDYGPGYGQQGYAGYGQPQPPRTTNGMAVTSLVLGIVGLVFCGLTSIPGAIVGHIALNRIKKTGEEGHGMAMGGLVTSYITIVLWLVLWVIFGGMWLALFGLTAAATTPTY; this is translated from the coding sequence ATGACGTACGGGGACCAGGGCGGCAGCGGGGGCTACGGCGCGCAGCCGCCCGGCGGCGGTTACGGTCAGCAACCGCCGAGCGGCGGTGGCTACGGCCAGGGCGGCTACGGCCAGGGTGGCTACGGTCAGCAGCCGCCGAGCGGCGGCGGCTACGGCCAGCAGCCGCCCAGCGGCGGCGGCTACGGCGGTCAGCCGGCCAGCGGTGGCTACGGGCAGCAGCAGCCGCAGGGTTACGGCCAGCAGGGCTACGGCCAGCAGGGCTACGGGTCCGGCGGATACAGCCAGCCGAACCCCGACTACGGGCCGGGTTACGGGCAGCAGGGCTATGCCGGATACGGACAGCCGCAACCCCCGAGGACGACCAACGGCATGGCGGTGACGTCGCTGGTCCTGGGCATCGTCGGGCTGGTCTTCTGCGGTCTCACGAGCATCCCCGGCGCCATCGTCGGCCACATCGCGCTCAACCGGATCAAGAAGACGGGCGAGGAGGGCCACGGCATGGCGATGGGCGGCCTGGTCACCTCCTACATCACGATCGTGTTGTGGCTGGTCCTCTGGGTGATCTTCGGTGGCATGTGGCTCGCTCTGTTCGGCCTCACCGCCGCCGCGACGACGCCGACGTACTGA